The following coding sequences lie in one Deltaproteobacteria bacterium genomic window:
- a CDS encoding tetratricopeptide repeat protein produces MNHEADTARGTTTASSDETLADGRALERVAAKGDVFGEYRLLDVLGQGAMGMVYRAYDPRLDRLVALKLVHPSRVGANASQASARLVAEARALARVSHPNVLSIYDIGTEHELVYVALELVEGVDLAQWLRAGKRSWTTIVDVFIAVASGLAAVHAAGLVHRDVKPANILVERLLPGDTMGRVLVADFGIARATTATPVPSIAVEADASTEDMHLTATGRVVGTPAYMAPEQHTGGEIGPAADQYAVCVALYEALFGQRPFLGGAQAMLLAKADPPRARPRGDVPKWLWAIVRRGLSSRPRDRFASMEQLAAALSDGSVLRRWRWPAALGASAIATTAMAVALMEPACAGADAKLGGVWNDDRREAIAAAFAASERPGADGAWAEVSTRVDEYTAQLDDAYHEACEAALVRRDHAEDLYDRRLACLDQRKQVLERSLALLATGDADVVDHAGEVASTLGAIEPCADLEALAAGIAPPLPAQRSSVEEVRRILADASALSAAGRFEDASRSIEGAVTLARHVGYARATVEALVYAAELHERQSRVDEARVALDEAIETGLAIGSDAFVLRALVLRTWIAAEYERDIDAALRWAALGRAQLERLGDPREQALGLHNALGTAFAAVGRYDEAIAELEQGLKRIEGDHTMARWSAILRSNIGGVRFNAGDLEQAQADYELALASLRSLHGDDHPEVANTALRVAQVQGQRGLNVEAIAGLRGAIAALERLQATPTELATALVSLGTMLRNSGEDDDAGRTYLRAVELLDGEGDDFTLAYALVNYGHSCIDRGIYDAAEVQLQRAAKLLEPVEPTGQNLAHAWLGLGWIRERQGKADEALSFHRRAIEVAPHTRSAARALGASALVLARAGRDAEAAAALQRQDEILASDTLVFASDRLAASIAHVCVATEMGRAGEAADAIAMLERLLVDGRRTGTRLAGEAELAIGRARLERGEDALARAALERAAADLEGKHRADLVQQLHDAEAVLEGRERRAR; encoded by the coding sequence GTGAACCACGAAGCTGATACCGCGCGCGGGACCACGACCGCCTCGTCAGACGAGACGCTCGCCGACGGCCGCGCGCTCGAACGCGTCGCCGCGAAGGGCGATGTGTTCGGCGAGTATCGCCTGCTCGACGTGCTCGGACAGGGCGCGATGGGGATGGTCTACCGCGCCTATGATCCGCGGCTCGATCGCCTCGTCGCGCTCAAGCTCGTCCATCCCTCGCGCGTCGGCGCGAACGCGAGTCAAGCGAGCGCGCGACTCGTCGCCGAGGCGCGTGCGCTCGCTCGGGTCTCGCACCCCAACGTGCTGTCGATCTACGACATCGGCACCGAGCACGAGCTCGTCTACGTCGCGCTCGAGCTGGTCGAGGGTGTCGACCTGGCGCAGTGGCTGCGGGCGGGCAAGCGGTCGTGGACGACAATCGTCGACGTGTTCATCGCAGTCGCGTCGGGCCTCGCCGCAGTGCATGCGGCGGGTCTCGTGCACCGCGATGTGAAGCCCGCGAACATCCTCGTCGAGCGCCTGTTGCCCGGCGACACGATGGGGCGCGTGCTCGTCGCGGACTTCGGCATCGCGCGCGCCACCACGGCGACGCCGGTGCCGAGCATCGCCGTCGAGGCCGACGCATCGACCGAGGACATGCACCTCACCGCGACGGGACGCGTCGTCGGCACGCCGGCGTACATGGCCCCGGAGCAGCACACCGGCGGCGAGATCGGGCCTGCGGCCGATCAGTACGCGGTGTGCGTCGCGTTGTACGAGGCGCTGTTCGGACAGCGGCCGTTCCTCGGCGGCGCGCAGGCGATGCTGCTCGCCAAGGCGGATCCGCCGCGAGCGCGTCCGCGCGGCGACGTGCCGAAGTGGCTGTGGGCGATCGTCCGTCGCGGGCTGTCGTCGCGGCCGCGTGATCGCTTCGCGTCGATGGAGCAGCTGGCGGCGGCGCTGAGTGACGGGTCAGTGCTTCGGCGCTGGCGGTGGCCCGCTGCGCTCGGGGCCTCGGCGATCGCGACGACCGCGATGGCGGTCGCGTTGATGGAGCCCGCGTGTGCCGGCGCTGACGCGAAGCTCGGCGGCGTGTGGAACGACGATCGACGCGAGGCCATCGCGGCCGCGTTCGCGGCGAGCGAGCGACCGGGGGCCGACGGCGCGTGGGCCGAGGTGTCGACGCGGGTCGACGAATACACGGCGCAGCTCGACGATGCGTACCACGAGGCATGCGAGGCCGCGCTCGTGCGGCGGGATCACGCAGAGGATCTGTACGACCGTCGGCTCGCGTGCCTCGATCAGCGCAAGCAGGTGCTCGAGCGATCGCTGGCCCTGCTCGCGACGGGTGATGCGGATGTCGTCGATCACGCGGGCGAGGTCGCGTCGACGCTGGGCGCGATCGAGCCGTGCGCCGATCTCGAGGCCTTGGCGGCCGGGATCGCGCCGCCTCTGCCCGCCCAACGCTCGTCGGTCGAGGAGGTGAGGCGCATCCTCGCGGACGCGAGCGCGCTGTCCGCTGCCGGCCGCTTCGAGGACGCGTCGCGCTCGATCGAGGGCGCGGTCACGCTCGCGCGCCACGTCGGCTATGCGCGCGCGACGGTGGAGGCGCTCGTGTACGCGGCCGAGCTGCACGAACGACAGAGCCGCGTCGACGAGGCACGCGTCGCGCTCGACGAGGCGATCGAGACGGGGCTCGCGATCGGCTCGGACGCCTTCGTGCTGCGCGCGCTGGTGTTGCGCACGTGGATCGCCGCGGAGTACGAGCGCGACATCGACGCGGCGCTGAGATGGGCGGCGCTCGGTCGCGCGCAGCTCGAGCGACTCGGGGATCCGCGCGAGCAGGCGCTCGGGCTGCACAACGCGCTCGGCACGGCCTTCGCTGCGGTCGGCCGCTACGACGAGGCGATCGCCGAACTCGAGCAGGGACTGAAGCGGATCGAAGGCGATCACACGATGGCGAGGTGGTCGGCGATCCTGCGCTCGAACATCGGCGGCGTTCGGTTCAACGCCGGCGATCTCGAGCAGGCCCAGGCGGACTACGAGCTCGCGCTCGCGTCGCTGCGTTCGCTGCACGGCGACGACCATCCGGAGGTCGCGAACACGGCGCTCCGCGTCGCCCAGGTCCAGGGGCAGCGCGGGCTGAACGTCGAGGCGATTGCGGGTCTGCGCGGCGCGATCGCGGCGCTCGAGCGGCTGCAGGCGACGCCGACCGAGCTCGCGACGGCGCTCGTGTCCCTCGGCACCATGCTGCGCAACTCGGGCGAAGACGACGATGCGGGCCGGACGTACCTGCGCGCGGTGGAGCTGCTCGACGGCGAGGGCGACGACTTCACGCTCGCGTATGCGCTCGTGAACTACGGGCACTCGTGCATCGATCGCGGGATCTACGACGCGGCGGAGGTGCAGCTGCAGCGCGCCGCGAAGCTGCTCGAGCCGGTCGAGCCCACCGGTCAGAACCTCGCGCACGCGTGGCTCGGACTCGGGTGGATTCGCGAGCGACAGGGCAAGGCCGACGAGGCGCTGTCGTTCCACCGCCGCGCCATCGAGGTTGCACCGCACACACGCAGCGCTGCACGGGCGCTCGGTGCGAGCGCGCTGGTGCTCGCGCGGGCGGGACGCGATGCAGAGGCGGCCGCGGCGCTGCAGCGACAAGACGAAATCCTGGCGAGCGACACGCTCGTGTTCGCGAGCGATCGGCTCGCGGCCTCGATCGCCCACGTGTGCGTCGCGACGGAGATGGGTCGCGCGGGCGAGGCGGCCGATGCGATTGCGATGCTCGAGCGACTGCTCGTGGATGGCCGACGGACCGGCACGCGGCTCGCGGGGGAGGCGGAGCTCGCGATCGGGCGCGCCCGGTTGGAACGTGGCGAGGATGCGCTCGCGCGCGCGGCCCTCGAGCGAGCTGCCGCGGATCTGGAGGGCAAGCACCGCGCGGACCTCGTGCAACAGTTGCACGACGCCGAGGCCGTGCTCGAGGGTCGGGAGCGGCGCGCGCGATGA
- a CDS encoding RNA polymerase sigma factor, translating to MKAAASQESVITPGFEAVYREHHGFVWKSVRRLGIADAEVDDVTQDVFVVVHRRLADFEGRSSLRTWLFSIAYHVVRDRRRSGAARRDREGKVEPPRPPTEPDQRLARHRAVVALDDLLAGLDEDQRSTFVMAEVLHMTAPEIATLTEVKLNTVYSRLRRGRDAFEAALQRYLEQHGGEMPWLS from the coding sequence ATGAAGGCGGCGGCGTCGCAGGAGTCTGTCATCACGCCCGGCTTCGAGGCGGTGTACCGCGAGCACCATGGGTTCGTGTGGAAGAGCGTGCGCCGGCTCGGCATAGCGGACGCCGAGGTCGACGACGTCACGCAGGACGTGTTCGTCGTCGTGCATCGTCGCCTCGCCGACTTCGAGGGGCGATCGAGCCTTCGCACGTGGTTGTTCTCGATCGCGTATCACGTCGTCCGCGATCGTCGACGCAGCGGCGCCGCGCGTCGCGATCGCGAGGGCAAGGTCGAGCCGCCGCGGCCGCCCACCGAGCCCGATCAACGTCTCGCTCGACACCGCGCCGTCGTAGCGCTCGACGACTTGCTCGCGGGTCTCGACGAAGACCAACGCTCGACATTCGTGATGGCGGAGGTCCTGCACATGACTGCACCGGAGATCGCCACACTGACCGAGGTCAAGCTGAACACCGTGTACTCGCGCCTGCGTCGCGGTCGCGACGCGTTCGAAGCCGCGCTGCAGCGCTACCTGGAGCAGCACGGAGGAGAGATGCCATGGCTGAGCTGA